Genomic window (Candidatus Vicinibacter proximus):
GTTGAATGAGTTTTATGATCATCCATCAGACCAACTTAAGCTTATTGGCGTTACTGGCACAAATGGTAAAACAACTACTGCAACATTATGCTATGATTTGTTTAAATCATTAGGATATAAAGCTGGACTAATATCCACAGTTGTAAATCGAATACATCTTGCAGAAGAAAAGGCAACACATACAACACCGGATATAATAAAGTTGTATTCTTTGTTAGACAAAATGGTGAAGGAAGGTTGTTCTTATGTTTTCATGGAAGTAAGTTCTCATGCAATTGATCAAAACCGAATAGCCGGGCTAAATTTTTCTGGTGCAGTTTTTACCAATTTAACGCATGATCATCTGGATTATCATAAAACGTTTGATTCATATTTAAAAGCAAAGAAAAAGTTCTTTGATGGTTTATCAAAATCCTCTTTTGCATTAATCAATTCCGATGACAAGCATGGTCAGGTAATGGTTCAGAATTGTAAAGCAAAGATTTATACTTATGCTTTAATGGGGATGGCTGATTTTAAATTAAAAATTCTTGGAAACGATTTGCATGGTCTCCATCTGAAATATAAGCAGCAGGAATGGTTTTCAAGATTAGTTGGCGTCTTTAATGGATATAATTTGGCTGCAGTACTTGGAACAGCAATTTTATTGAATGAAGATGAAAATCATGTCCTTCCAAAGATGTCGGATTTGAAATCCGTAGAAGGCAGATTTGATTGGATGAGAAATGAAGTGGACGGGAGAGTTGGCATTGTGGATTATGCACATACCTCAGATGCTGTGGAAAAAATTCTTCTCAATATTCAAGAACTAAGAAAGCCAAATCAGAAGATCATAACCATAATAGGTTGTGGAGGAAATAGAGATCGTGATAAAAGGCCAGAAATGGCGCGCATTGCATCAGAGTTGAGTGATCAGTTGATTCTTACCTCGGATAATCCCAGAGATGAAGATCCTGAGGATATAATAAAGCAAATGGAAATCGGAATTACTTCTGAAAATTTCCATAAATACATAGTGGTTGTAGACCGCGAACAGGCTATTAAAACGGCATGCGCCTTTAGCCATGAAGGGGATATTATTCTCCTTGCAGGAAAAGGCCATGAGAAATATCAGGAAGTCAAAGGGGTAAAGACCTTTTTTGACGACAAAGAAAAACTAAGAAAGTATTTACTTAACATATAAAAGATTATAGAGTAGGTTCTATTATCATTCTCAGGTTGGTTTTAACAGTTACAGCAGGAGTATTGCAACCAAAGGGATTGGATCCCTGCTGTACTGTTAAATTTCCGATTAATGAAAAACCATGTTGTACTATTTATTTCAATTTACAGAAAAATTATTCCATCTCCCAGGGGGACGATTATTTAATTATATCTCCTTTAGGGCTGGATTGGCTATAATTATTTCTTTGATTATTACGATGCTGTTTGGTGAACGCATCATTCGTTCTTTGAAAAGACTGCAAATAGGAGAAACTGTTCGCGACTTAGGGCTTGCAGGTCAAAAAGAAAAAGAGGGTACTCCTACCATGGGTGGCCTGATCATTATTTTGGGTATTATGGTTCCGTGTCTCCTTTTAACCAGGTTAGACAATGTATATATTCAAGTAATGATTTTCACAACATTGTGGATGGGTGTAATTGGGTTCTCTGATGATTACATTAAAGTGTTTCTAAAGGATAAAGAAGGCTTGAAAGCTATTTTTAAAATTTTGGGTCAAGTCGTTTTGGGTGTGGTTGTAGCGGTGGTTATGCTGTATCATGAAAATGTAGTTGTCAGAATGACCAAAACAGAAGCATTAAAATTTCAATATAGCATTGAAGATGAAATCATTTCTTTTGACAAAAATTCAAATAAAATTTCAGAATATGTATATGTTAAAACGGCATTGACCAATGTTCCGTTTTTAAAGGGTAATCGGTTTGATTATGCATGGCTTTGTAGTTTTATGGATGATAATGCAGCCTCCATGCTTTGGGTAATTTTTATACCGTTTGTTATTTTTATTGTTACCGCCGTGTCCAATGCAGCAAATCTTACAGATGGTTTAGATGGATTAGCTACAGGAGTATCTGCGATAATTGCTGCAACATTAGCTATTTTAGCCTATGTTTCCGGTAACTCAATAATAGCGGAGTATTTAAATATTTTTTATCTCCCATACACTGGAGAGTTAGTAATTTTTGCATCTGCTTTTCTCGGTTCTTGTGTTGGGTTTCTATGGTATAATTCATATCCGGCTAAGGTGTTTATGGGAGATACCGGTAGCCTTACCTTAGGAGGAATTATAGCTGTCCTCGCAGTATTGTTAAGAAAAGAGTTACTTATTCCCGTATTGTGTGGTGTGTTTCTAATAGAGAATTTTTCCGTTGTTCTTCAAGTAGCTTATTTTAAGTATACAAGAAGAAAATATGGTGAAGGTCGTCGGATCTTTTTAATGTCACCGTTGCATCATCATTTTCAAAAAAAGGGAATGCATGAAGCTACGATTGCAGTTCGATTTTGGATCATTACCTTGCTACTCGCAGTACTAACCATTATTACCCTAAAAATGCGATAAATGGTATTAATTCTTGGATGCGGAGAGAGTGGATTTGGTGCAGCATTGTTGGCCCATAAACATGGATTGCCGGTATTCGTAAGTGATCAGACCATGATCCGGGAGGAGTTTAAACTAAAGTTTATCGATCTTGAAATTGATTTTGAGGAAGGAGGACATGAAATTGCTTATGATATAATACCCACATTAGTAATAAAAAGTCCTGGAATACCTGATAGCGCAAAAATTATAAAGTATTTTGTAGATCGTACAATTGAATTAATTTCTGAAATTGAATTTGCATATCGCTACTGTAAAGGAAAAATAATTGCGATTACCGGGAGTAATGGAAAAACGACCACTACCAATCTTTGTTATCATATGTTGCAATCTAATGGTTACAATGTTGCGAAGGCTGGGAATGTTGGTTTTTCTTTTGCCAGAAGTTTGGCCATGGAGGATCATGAATTCTATATTTTGGAGTTGAGTAGTTTTCAATTGGATACCATACTTAATTTTCGACCAGATATTGCCATTTTAATAAATATAACACCCGATCACTTGGATCGATACGATAATAATTTTGACAATTATATTAAGTCAAAATTCAGGATATGCATGAATCAGAGATCTGATGATGTGTTCATTCTAAATTCAAATGATTTGACTATTCAGTCTTATCTGAAGGCGAACTCTTTCAAAGTAAAAATAGATCCATTGGACGTTAAGTTGGATAAAGAGGAGAATGTAATTGTAAATGGTGAAAGATTATTTTCTTTAAAAAATTCCCGATTAAAAGGAAGCCATAATGCTTTGAATGCTGCATGTGCAGCTACTGCAGCGCATTATGTTGGTTTGACTTATGATGAAGTTCAAACCAGTATGGATAGTTTTGTCAACGATCCACATAGATTGGAATTGGTGGAGACCATTAATGGTGTAATTTATATTAATGACAGTAAAGCAACTAATGTAGATTCTGTATACTGGGCATTGGATGCAATGAAGGGAAAAGTGATTTGGATCGCAGGAGGACAGGATAAAGGAAATGATTATTCTATTTTGCAGTCTTTGGTTAAATCTAAAGTGAAGGCACTCGTTGCACTTGGCGCAGATAATGTCAAATTATTGGACGCATTTAAGGAATATATTCCGGTGTTTGACACGCATGATATGAATTCGGCGGTAGTGCAGTCTAAGAAACTTGCAGAGGAAGGCGATGTGGTTCTATTGTCTCCGGCTTGTGCAAGTTTTGATTTATTTAACAACTATATGCATAGGGGAGATTTGTTTAAAGGAGAGGTTTTAAAACTGAAATTAATTTAGAGGGAATGAACGTACTTATTGAAAATATTAAGGATGGCATAAAAGGAGATCGGTTTTTATGGACCATCATTATCCTTTTGTCACTTTGTTCCTTATTGGCTGTTTACAGCGCATCAATATCCTTGACAAAGTACAATTCTGACAATACCATATTTTTTCTTTTAAAACATGTTCCTTTCATTATTGGTGGGTTGATTCTCGCTTGGTTTATTTCAAATATTGATTATACTGAATTCAGCAAATGGGCGCCATTTTTTTTAATTGTTGCCGTAGCTTTGTTAGTGTGGGCATTATTTTTTGGCGTAAATATAAATCAGGCGAAACGATGGATCCAGGTTCCATTTTTAGATATTTCATTTCAAGTTTCAGATTTTGCAAAATTGGCTTTAATTGCATTCGTGGCTAGGAGCATTTCGGCAAAACAGGATCATATTAAAAGTTTTAAGACCGCGTTCGTACCGATTATGTTACCCGTTCTATTAATTTGTGGATTAATAGCGCCATCCAATTTTTCCACATCTGCTATTTTATTTTTGTGTTGCATAATGATGCTTTTTGTAGGAAGGGTATCATTTAAATATATTTTTATTTTAGGATTATTTGGGGTGTTGATGTTTGCATTTTTGATTTATTTGGGACAATTTTTACCTGACGCAATTCGGGTAAATACATGGGTAAACAGGGTGAACGAATATCTCAATGTGGAAGGAGGCGGGTATCAAGTTCAACAAGCTAAGATTGCAATTGCTCGTGGTGGATTATTCGGAGTAGGCCCTGGAAATTCCATGCTAAGAAATTTTATACCATATTCTTATGCTGACTTTATATATGCTATAATTTGTGAGGAATGGGGAATTTTACTTGGAGGGATAGGATTAATTATTTTATACCTGATGTTATTGGGCCATTGTGTAAGCATGGTAACTAAATCACCAAAAGCGTTTGGTGCGATGCTGACAATTGGTATTGGATTTAATATAGTTATGCAGGCATTTGCTAATATGGCAGTATCTCTTGGTCTTGTGCCGGTAACTGGATTGACACTTCCGTATATAAGTATGGGTGGTACTTCATTACTTTTTACCAGTATGGCTTTTGGAATGGTGATTAGTGTAAGTAAACATATATCCGGATTAAAATTAGAGCAAGACAGCGATTCATTAACCGATAATAAAGTTGAGCTGGATGATTAAAGTGCTGATTAGTGGAGGAGGAACAGGGGGACATGTGTTTCCTGCTATTGCCATTGCCGATTCTATTAAAGAAATTAGTCCACTTGCAGAAATTCTTTTTGTTGGTGCATCAGGCAGGTTGGAAATGGTTGAGGTGCCGAAAGCTGGATACAGGATTGAAGGATTAAATATTTCAGGATTTCAAAGAAAATTTAGCCTGAAAAATATAATGGTTGTATGGAAGTTAATCGGCTCAATGTTTAAGGCATTCAAAATCGTAACACGATTTGCACCCGACGTTGTTGTAGGTGTTGGAGGTTATGCCAGTGGACCGGTTATGAAAGTGGCAGCATGGAAAGGGATCCCATATTTGATACAAGAGCAAAATTCTTATCCAGGAATTACAAATAAATTAATGGCATCAAAAGCAAGTGCTATTTGTGTTGCATTTCCAGATACAAAAAAATATTTTAACAATCCAAAAATAGAAATAACAGGAAATCCGGTAAGGAAAACCATGAGAACTCCTGTGAAAAAAATTGAAGCTTATAAATATTTTAATTTAGATCCGAATAAGAAAACACTATGTTTTCTAGGTGGGAGCTTAGGGGCAAAAACAATAAATGAAGTTGTACTTTTGGAGAAGGAAAGTATCTTAAACAGGCAAGATATTCAAGTCTTATGGCAATGTGGCAGACAATACGAGGAACGAATTAAAGAACATGGAATAGCAAAACTAGAACAAGTTCATATTTGTTCTTTTATTGATAGAATGGACTACGCTTATGCTGTCGCAGATGTTGCAGTTACAAGGGCTGGAGCATTAACTATTTCAGAATTAGCCATAACTGAAACAGTTTCTATTTTAGTACCTTCTCCCAATGTTGCTGAGGATCACCAAAGAAAAAATGCTGAAGCCATGACAAATATACATGCTGCAGTAATGATTTTGGATGTGGACGCACCTTCGATGCTTTGGAAAACCGCGGTGGCTTTATTGGATGATTATGAGCAACAAGAATTGATAAAAATAAATTTACATAAAATGGCAAAACCAGATGC
Coding sequences:
- a CDS encoding UDP-N-acetylmuramoyl-L-alanyl-D-glutamate--2,6-diaminopimelate ligase, whose translation is MLDQKVEGFSSDSREVRSGMVFVARKGLIADGHQFIPAVIERGVKIVFCEALPEEILVDVTYIQSKNVTDVLSQMLNEFYDHPSDQLKLIGVTGTNGKTTTATLCYDLFKSLGYKAGLISTVVNRIHLAEEKATHTTPDIIKLYSLLDKMVKEGCSYVFMEVSSHAIDQNRIAGLNFSGAVFTNLTHDHLDYHKTFDSYLKAKKKFFDGLSKSSFALINSDDKHGQVMVQNCKAKIYTYALMGMADFKLKILGNDLHGLHLKYKQQEWFSRLVGVFNGYNLAAVLGTAILLNEDENHVLPKMSDLKSVEGRFDWMRNEVDGRVGIVDYAHTSDAVEKILLNIQELRKPNQKIITIIGCGGNRDRDKRPEMARIASELSDQLILTSDNPRDEDPEDIIKQMEIGITSENFHKYIVVVDREQAIKTACAFSHEGDIILLAGKGHEKYQEVKGVKTFFDDKEKLRKYLLNI
- a CDS encoding phospho-N-acetylmuramoyl-pentapeptide-transferase is translated as MLYYLFQFTEKLFHLPGGRLFNYISFRAGLAIIISLIITMLFGERIIRSLKRLQIGETVRDLGLAGQKEKEGTPTMGGLIIILGIMVPCLLLTRLDNVYIQVMIFTTLWMGVIGFSDDYIKVFLKDKEGLKAIFKILGQVVLGVVVAVVMLYHENVVVRMTKTEALKFQYSIEDEIISFDKNSNKISEYVYVKTALTNVPFLKGNRFDYAWLCSFMDDNAASMLWVIFIPFVIFIVTAVSNAANLTDGLDGLATGVSAIIAATLAILAYVSGNSIIAEYLNIFYLPYTGELVIFASAFLGSCVGFLWYNSYPAKVFMGDTGSLTLGGIIAVLAVLLRKELLIPVLCGVFLIENFSVVLQVAYFKYTRRKYGEGRRIFLMSPLHHHFQKKGMHEATIAVRFWIITLLLAVLTIITLKMR
- the murD gene encoding UDP-N-acetylmuramoyl-L-alanine--D-glutamate ligase encodes the protein MVLILGCGESGFGAALLAHKHGLPVFVSDQTMIREEFKLKFIDLEIDFEEGGHEIAYDIIPTLVIKSPGIPDSAKIIKYFVDRTIELISEIEFAYRYCKGKIIAITGSNGKTTTTNLCYHMLQSNGYNVAKAGNVGFSFARSLAMEDHEFYILELSSFQLDTILNFRPDIAILINITPDHLDRYDNNFDNYIKSKFRICMNQRSDDVFILNSNDLTIQSYLKANSFKVKIDPLDVKLDKEENVIVNGERLFSLKNSRLKGSHNALNAACAATAAHYVGLTYDEVQTSMDSFVNDPHRLELVETINGVIYINDSKATNVDSVYWALDAMKGKVIWIAGGQDKGNDYSILQSLVKSKVKALVALGADNVKLLDAFKEYIPVFDTHDMNSAVVQSKKLAEEGDVVLLSPACASFDLFNNYMHRGDLFKGEVLKLKLI
- a CDS encoding FtsW/RodA/SpoVE family cell cycle protein — translated: MNVLIENIKDGIKGDRFLWTIIILLSLCSLLAVYSASISLTKYNSDNTIFFLLKHVPFIIGGLILAWFISNIDYTEFSKWAPFFLIVAVALLVWALFFGVNINQAKRWIQVPFLDISFQVSDFAKLALIAFVARSISAKQDHIKSFKTAFVPIMLPVLLICGLIAPSNFSTSAILFLCCIMMLFVGRVSFKYIFILGLFGVLMFAFLIYLGQFLPDAIRVNTWVNRVNEYLNVEGGGYQVQQAKIAIARGGLFGVGPGNSMLRNFIPYSYADFIYAIICEEWGILLGGIGLIILYLMLLGHCVSMVTKSPKAFGAMLTIGIGFNIVMQAFANMAVSLGLVPVTGLTLPYISMGGTSLLFTSMAFGMVISVSKHISGLKLEQDSDSLTDNKVELDD
- the murG gene encoding undecaprenyldiphospho-muramoylpentapeptide beta-N-acetylglucosaminyltransferase — translated: MIKVLISGGGTGGHVFPAIAIADSIKEISPLAEILFVGASGRLEMVEVPKAGYRIEGLNISGFQRKFSLKNIMVVWKLIGSMFKAFKIVTRFAPDVVVGVGGYASGPVMKVAAWKGIPYLIQEQNSYPGITNKLMASKASAICVAFPDTKKYFNNPKIEITGNPVRKTMRTPVKKIEAYKYFNLDPNKKTLCFLGGSLGAKTINEVVLLEKESILNRQDIQVLWQCGRQYEERIKEHGIAKLEQVHICSFIDRMDYAYAVADVAVTRAGALTISELAITETVSILVPSPNVAEDHQRKNAEAMTNIHAAVMILDVDAPSMLWKTAVALLDDYEQQELIKINLHKMAKPDAAMNIAKRVLSLAV